The following proteins are co-located in the Manihot esculenta cultivar AM560-2 chromosome 7, M.esculenta_v8, whole genome shotgun sequence genome:
- the LOC110618576 gene encoding anthranilate synthase alpha subunit 1, chloroplastic — MQSLAFSQRLSPLPSSFTVVSTRRRPSSSVSFVRPVKCISLLSSLLVADGATFAEAAKHGNLVPLHTSIFSDQLTPVTAYRCLVKEDDRDAPSFLFESVEPGVRASSIGRYSVIGAQPAMEIVAKENKVTIMDHEEGSLTAEFVEDPMTIPRRISEGWKPQITSELPETFCGGWVGYFSYDTVRYVEKKKLPFSSAPEDDRNLADIHLGLYDDVIVFDHVEKKVHVIHWVRMERHSSVEDAYSDGTKRLGSLLARVQDIDPPRLSAGVVNLQTRQFGPSLTKSNMTCEEYKGAVLKAKEHILAGDIFQIVLSQRFERRTFADPFEVYRALRVVNPSPYMTYLQARGCILVASSPEILTRVNKNKIVNRPLAGTIRRGKTTEEDEMLERHLLNDPKQCAEHTMLVDLGRNDVGKVSKYGSVTVAKLMNIERYSHVMHISSTVTGELQDNLSCWDALRAALPVGTVSGAPKVKAMELIDQYEVNRRGPYSGGFGGISFTGDMDIALGLRTMVFPTGTHYDTMYLYKNADKRREWVAHLQAGAGIVADSDPDEEHRECQNKAAALARAIDLAESSFIDK; from the exons ATGCAATCCCTAGCCTTTTCTCAACGCCTCTCTCCGCTTCCCTCCTCTTTCACCGTCGTTTCCACCAGACGACGGCCTTCGAGCTCTGTCTCTTTTGTTCGTCCAGTCAAGTGCATTTCTCTCTTGAGCTCTTTATTAG TCGCTGATGGGGCGACATTTGCAGAAGCTGCTAAACATGGAAATTTAGTACCATTGCACACTAGCATATTCTCTGACCAGCTAACCCCAGTTACTGCTTACCGGTGCCTGGTTAAAGAAGATGATAGAGACGCCCCAAGCTTCCTTTTCGAGTCTGTAGAGCCTGGTGTTCGGGCTTCAAGTATT GGACGCTATAGTGTCATTGGGGCTCAGCCAGCAATGGAAATTGTGGCAAAAGAAAATAAGGTTACAATAATGGACCATGAAGAAGGGTCTCTGACTGCAGAGTTTGTTGAAGATCCAATGACAATACCAAGAAGAATTTCAGAGGGCTGGAAACCCCAAATTACTTCTGAACTTCCGGAAACTTTCTGTG GTGGATGGGTTGGCTATTTTTCATATGATACAGTGCGATATGTGGAGAAGAAAAAGCTCCCATTTTCAAGTGCTCCTGAAGATGACAGAAATCTGGCAGACATACACCTGGgcctatatgatgatgtgattgTATTTGATCATGTGGAGAAG AAAGTCCATGTGATACactgggtgaggatggaaagaCATTCCTCTGTGGAAGATGCTTACTCTGATGGAACCAAGCGATTAGGGAGCTTGTTGGCCAGAGTGCAGGATATTGATCC CCCAAGGCTATCTGCAGGAGTTGTAAACTTGCAAACTCGCCAATTTGGCCCCTCATTGACAAAATCTAACATGACATGTGAAGAGTATAAGGGGGCAGTATTAAAGGCCAAAGAGCACATTCTGGCTGGAGATATATTCCAGATAGTGCTAAGTCAGCGTTTTGAACGCCGAACATTTGCTGATCCATTTGAGGTCTATAGAGCATTGAGAGTAGTGAATCCCAGCCCTTACATGACATACTTGCAA GCCAGAGGTTGTATTCTAGTTGCCTCAAGTCCAGAAATTCTTACACGAGTAAATAAG AATAAAATAGTTAATCGGCCACTGGCTGGAACTATCAGAAGAGGGAAAACGACTGAAGAAGATGAGATGCTGGAGAGGCATCTATTAAATGATCCAAAGCAGTGTGCAGAACATACCATGCTGGTTGATCTGGGCAGAAATGATGTTGGAAAG GTCTCAAAATATGGTTCTGTGACAGTGGCAAAActtatgaatattgaaagataTTCCCATGTCATGCATATAAGCTCCACG GTTACAGGAGAATTGCAGGACAATCTCTCATGCTGGGATGCTTTGCGTGCTGCATTGCCTGTTGGAACTGTTAGTGGAGCACCAAAG GTGAAGGCCATGGAGCTGATTGACCAGTATGAAGTTAACAGGCGAGGCCCATACAGTGGAGGATTTGGCGGCATATCCTTCACAGGAGATATGGACATTGCTTTGGGACTAAGGACAATGGTGTTCCCCACAGGAACACACTATGACACGATGTACCTGTACAAAAATGCTGATAAACGGCGTGAATGGGTAGCACACCTTCAAGCTGGTGCAGGTATAGTTGCGGATAGCGATCCGGATGAAGAGCATCGTGAGTGCCAAAACAAAGCTGCGGCTCTTGCACGAGCAATAGACTTGGCAGAGTCGAGTTTTATCGACAAATGA
- the LOC110619113 gene encoding probable LRR receptor-like serine/threonine-protein kinase At3g47570: protein MGLGNFCSFFYFSATIFIQFLCLTDRGLGGNETDRLALLEFKTKITHDPLGIMSSWNDSINFCQWQGVTCGHRHQRVTSLNLMSLQLAGSISPHVGNLSFLRDLRLDNNSFTRDIPSEIGRLSRLQYLYLPNNSLGGTIPSNLSRCSNLIKFQVANNQLVGEIPMEIGSLSKLKLFTVIHNNMTGLIPASLGNLSSLEILAAGENYFSGSIPNALGRLTTLKKLFLYMNTFSGKIPSSIFNLSSLTSLYLGINPFFPGSLPSDLGISLPNLQNLGMFQAQLIGSIPSSLSNASNLETIQLQLNSLTGQVPAFENSLGLLYFSIQFNSLGSGGAGDLSFLSSLTNATNFRYLAVNENNFGGILPQQISNFSTKVETMLFDDNQIFGNIPAGLQNLINLIDFRAAGNRLSGNIPTVIGELQNLRMLSLSFNEFSGHIPASVGNLTNLYGFSLATNNLQGDIPSSLGNCQNLQILDLSDNNLSGSIPAEVIGLSSLSTYLDLSHNRLSGVLPIQVGNLENLNVFNVSENMLSGEIPSTLGSCVMLDILFMQGNFFQGSIPSSLSSLRGLQELDISNNNLSGAIPEFLAELNSLQVLNLSYNNFEGVVPARGVFKNASRTSVTGNSKLCGGTPEFHLPGCKFKHSKGKLSLAWKIVISTLSGSLCIALVLSSYFLCLSRKKRNEPASNFTENMHLMVSYQSLSKATDVFSSANLIGAGSFGSVYKGILDQGGRFIAVKVFTLVRRGASRSFMAECEALRNIRHRNLIKILTVCSGIDYQGNDFKALVYEFMSNGSLEEWLHHKPIAQETPRSLNLLQRLNVAIDVACALDYLHHQCETPIVHCDLKPSNVLLDDDMTAHVGDFGLARILSEATQDLPASQTSSVGVRGTVGYAAPEYGMGSEVSTSGDVYSYGILLMEMFTGKKPTNAMFKESLNLHNFVCAALPERITEIMDPFLFQEIDNWENGSTGSCRVQNSLVSILEIGVACSAELPQERRNSSNVTAELQSIRNRLLGATGQRIITL from the exons ATGGGTTTGGGAAACTTTTGTTCATTTTTCTACTTCTCAGCCACCATTTTCATCCAGTTCCTATGTCTGACTGATCGTGGACTTGGTGGGAATGAGACAGACCGGTTAGCTTTGCTTGAATTCAAAACCAAGATAACTCATGACCCTCTTGGAATTATGAGCTCATGGAATGATTCCATCAACTTTTGCCAGTGGCAAGGTGTTACTTGTGGCCACAGACACCAAAGAGTCACTTCACTGAATCTCATGTCTCTGCAGCTTGCAGGCTCCATATCACCGCATGTTGGAAATTTGAGCTTTTTAAGAGATTTGCGTCTGGACAACAATAGCTTCACTCGAGACATCCCTTCTGAAATTGGTCGTCTTAGCAGACTGCAGTATCTCTATCTACCCAATAATTCGCTTGGCGGTACAATACCATCGAATTTATCCAGATGCTCTAACCTTATAAAATTTCAAGTTGCAAACAACCAGCTTGTTGGAGAAATACCTATGGAGATTGGCTCCCTTTCAAAGCTCAAACTTTTTACAGTGATTCATAACAACATGACAGGATTGATCCCAGCTTCTCTTGGAAACTTATCATCCCTTGAGATACTTGCTGCAGGCGAGAATTACTTCAGTGGGAGTATTCCCAATGCTCTAGGCAGACTAACGACTCTTAAGAAGCTTTTCCTGTATATGAACACATTTTCTGGCAAAATCCCGTCTTCAATCTTCAATCTCTCCTCTCTGACATCTTTATATTTAGGAATCAACCCATTTTTTCCTGGCAGTCTTCCCTCTGATCTAGGAATCTCACTGCCAAATCTTCAAAATCTCGGAATGTTCCAAGCCCAGTTGATAGGATCCATTCCATCATCTTTATCCAATGCTTCAAATTTAGAAACAATCCAACTGCAATTGAACAGCCTTACCGGTCAGGTGCCTGCCTTTGAGAACTCACTTGGGCTTCTATACTTTTCTATCCAATTCAACTCTCTTGGGAGTGGGGGAGCCGGAGATTTGAGTTTCCTCTCCTCCTTAACCAATGCCACCAATTTTCGATATTTGGCTGTGAACGAGAATAATTTTGGAGGGATATTGCCTCAACAAATTAGCAACTTCTCAACTAAGGTTGAAACTATGCTGTTTGATGACAATCAGATATTTGGAAACATCCCAGCAGGTTTACAAAATCTCATCAACTTAATCGACTTCAGGGCAGCAGGCAATCGTCTCTCAGGTAACATTCCAACTGTAATTGGAGAACTTCAAAATCTACGGATGCTGAGTTTAAGTTTCAATGAGTTTTCGGGGCATATTCCAGCTTCTGTTGGGAACTTAACCAATTTATATGGATTTTCTTTAGCAACCAACAATCTTCAGGGAGACATCCCCTCTAGTCTTGGAAACTGCCAAAATTTGCAAATATTGGATTTGTCTGATAACAATCTAAGTGGTTCCATACCCGCAGAAGTTATAGGCCTTTCTTCCTTGTCAACTTACCTAGACTTGTCTCATAATCGATTGAGTGGTGTCCTTCCCATACAAGTGGGAAATCTGGAAAATTTAAATGTATTCAATGTATCTGAGAACATGTTGTCAGGGGAGATTCCTAGCACTTTGGGTAGTTGTGTGATGTTAGATATTCTATTCATGCAAGGCAACTTCTTCCAAGGATCCATTCCTTCATCTTTGAGCTCACTGAGAGGCCTTCAAGAATTAGATATCTCAAACAACAATTTGTCAGGTGCAATTCCAGAATTTTTAGCGGAATTGAACTCATTACAAGTTTTGAATCTATCCTACAACAATTTTGAGGGTGTTGTACCAGCAAGAGGAGTTTTCAAGAATGCAAGTCGAACTTCAGTCACCGGAAACAGCAAGCTTTGTGGAGGAACACCTGAATTTCATCTCCCTGGATGCAAGTTTAAGCACTCGAAAGGGAAACTGTCCCTTGCATGGAAGATAGTTATATCCACACTTTCTGGGTCGCTATGCATAGCTCTTGTGCTTTCTAGTTATTTTCTATGTTTAtcgagaaagaaaagaaatgaaCCTGCTTCAAacttcacagaaaatatgcatttgATGGTGTCTTACCAAAGCCTCTCAAAAGCTACGGATGTTTTCTCCTCGGCTAATTTGATTGGAGCGGGTAGCTTTGGATCTGTATATAAAGGAATACTTGATCAAGGTGGAAGGTTTATTGCTGTCAAGGTGTTCACTCTTGTACGGCGTGGAGCTTCAAGAAGTTTTATGGCTGAGTGTGAAGCTTTACGGAATATTAGACATCGAAATCTCATCAAGATACTAACTGTATGCTCAGGTATTGATTATCAGGGGAATGATTTCAAAGCTCTTGTCTATGAGTTCATGTCTAATGGGAGCCTAGAGGAGTGGTTACATCATAAGCCAATAGCACAAGAGACACCAAGGAGCTTAAATTTGCTTCAGAGACTAAATGTCGCCATTGATGTTGCTTGTGCACTGGATTATCTTCACCATCAGTGTGAAACACCAATAGTTCATTGTGATCTCAAGCCAAGCAATGTTCTCCTGGACGATGATATGACAGCACATGTAGGTGATTTTGGATTGGCAAGAATCCTTTCAGAAGCAACACAAGACTTGCCTGCTAGTCAAACAAGTTCAGTCGGAGTGAGGGGAACCGTTGGTTATGCTGCTCCAG AATATGGGATGGGAAGTGAAGTTTCAACAAGTGGTGATGTGTACAGCTATGGCATCCTCTTAATGGAGATGTTCACAGGAAAGAAGCCGACCAATGCCATGTTCAAAGAAAGTTTGAACCTTCACAACTTTGTTTGCGCAGCTTTGCCAGAAAGAATAACAGAGATTATGGATCCATTTCTGTTTCAAGAAATAGATAACTGGGAAAATGGGAGCACAGGAAGCTGTAGAGTTCAGAACAGCTTAGTTTCTATATTGGAAATTGGAGTTGCTTGCTCTGCAGAACTTCCACAAGAACGGAGGAATAGCAGCAATGTTACGGCAGAGCTGCAATCAATAAGAAACCGACTCCTTGGAGCTACAGGACAGAGAATTATTACACTGTAA
- the LOC110619077 gene encoding probable LRR receptor-like serine/threonine-protein kinase At3g47570, producing MRPSPSIPAWAFLALFTLFQWRLLLFFICFSFPSPAAATVTQSMAANKTDDEALLAFKSKISQDPRGVLNLWNDSLHFCKWPGVTCGRRHRRVTMISLRSKNLVGLLSPSVGNLSFLREITLTNNTIHGEIPHEIGKLFRLQVLTLTNNSLEGQIPSNLSRCTNLIDLSLGNNKLRGKIPEELGYLSKLTQLSIYENHLQGEIPHSVGNFSSLEILSGSENFFEGSIPQALGQLKSLTALGLGGNKLSGMIPSSLYNLSLITIFSFGDNQLHGSLPSNLGLSFPHLQQIDVRNNRFVGQIPLSISNASELRLVLLAYNHFNGKISNSFGSLPYLTLLGLNENSLGDGEEDEMHFLGSLANCSSLKVLGIGENRLGGSLPNTVGNLSTSMFYFGLSGNQISGVIPEDIGNLVGLTLFDLSRNRVSGKIPSSIGNLQNLQRLSLYDNGLSGRIPSAVGNLSCGSIPSELFGISSLSVSLSLAHNQLTGPLPSSLGNLKDLGEFDVSWNRLSGEIPTSIGACQSLEKLYMEYNFFHGSIPSSFSSLMGIQKLDLSHNNLSGKVPNYFEKIRFIYLNLSYNNFEGEIPKKGVFTNVSAVSVVGNQRLCGGISQLKMPKCPSKEPKKQQKTFRFHLLVIIIIPCAVLGLIVASSSLFCWFRKKKEQSSGASVKESPFAQISYEKLLRATGGFSLSNLIGVGSFGSVYRGSIDDDGTLTAIKVLDLQRRGASRSFTAECEALRNIRHRNLVRIITSCSSIDFQGNDFKALVYAYMPNGSLETWLHPVQETYEGDQQHEVENNLSLVRRINIATDVAHALDYLHHHCHQPIIHCDLKPSNILLDSDMTAHVGDFGLARILPELNKTNQSSSIGIKGTIGYAAPEYGLGSELSVEGDIYSYGILLLEMITGKRPTDNMFDSGLNLHSFARKSLPHNVMEMVDPVLLGDDIEIMTKGQSTNAGNRMVECLISIVEIGLACSMESPRDRMDMSKVVHELHKIKMFFGN from the exons ATGAGACCATCACCTTCAATTCCTGCATGGGCCTTTCTTGCACTATTTACTCTTTTCCAGTGGAGACTGCTTCTCTTTTTCATCTGCTTTTCCTTCCCATCTCCGGCTGCAGCCACAGTGACTCAAAGCATGGCTGCAAACAAGACTGATGATGAAGCGTTGTTGGccttcaaatcaaaaattaGTCAAGACCCTCGTGGAGTTCTAAACTTGTGGAACGATTCTCTCCATTTCTGCAAGTGGCCAGGCGTTACGTGTGGCCGCCGACACAGGAGAGTCACCATGATCAGTCTAAGATCAAAGAACTTGGTAGGCTTGTTGTCACCTTCTGTGGGAAATCTTAGCTTCCTTCGAGAGATAACACTAACTAACAACACCATTCATGGTGAAATTCCACATGAAATTGGTAAATTATTTCGGTTGCAAGTTTTGACACTGACCAATAATTCGTTAGAGGGCCAAATTCCATCAAACTTGTCCCGTTGCACCAATCTCATAGATCTATCTCTTGGCAACAACAAATTAAGAGGTAAAATTCCTGAAGAACTTGGCTACTTGTCAAAGCTCACACAGCTATCAATTTACGAGAACCATCTTCAAGGAGAGATACCACACTCTGTTGGCAACTTTTCCTCTCTGGAAATTCTATCTGGATCTGAAAATTTCTTTGAGGGAAGTATTCCACAAGCTCTTGGTCAGTTGAAGAGCTTAACTGCCCTTGGGCTTGGAGGGAATAAACTATCTGGTATGATCCCTTCTTCTCTGTATAATTTATCACTGATTACTATTTTCTCTTTCGGTGATAATCAACTCCATGGAAGCCTTCCATCCAATTTAGGCCTGTCTTTTCCTCATCTCCAACAAATCGATGTCCGGAATAACCGATTTGTTGGGCAAATTCCATTGTCAATATCTAATGCTTCTGAACTCCGACTTGTTTTATTAGCATATAACCATTTCAATGGAAAGATATCAAACTCATTTGGAAGTCTACCATATCTCACACTATTGGGTTTGAATGAGAATAGTCTAggagatggagaagaagatgaAATGCATTTTCTTGGTTCTCTAGCCAACTGCAGCAGTTTGAAAGTTCTGGGAATAGGTGAAAACAGATTAGGAGGCTCGTTACCCAATACAGTGGGCAACCTTTCAACCTCTATGTTTTATTTTGGACTGTCAGGAAATCAGATATCTGGAGTTATCCCTGAAGATATTGGAAATCTAGTTGGCTTGACCCTGTTTGATTTGAGTCGAAACAGAGTCAGTGGGAAGATACCAAGTTCTATTGGTAACCTTCAGAACTTACAAAGATTGTCACTTTATGACAATGGACTTTCTGGAAGAATTCCTTCTGCTGTCGGAAACTTGTCATG TGGCAGCATACCCTCAGAACTCTTTGGCATTTCCTCTCTGTCAGTTTCACTAAGTCTAGCTCATAACCAATTAACCGGTCCCTTGCCTTCATCTCTCGGCAATCTGAAGGACTTGGGGGAATTTGATGTCTCCTGGAACAGGCTGTCCGGTGAAATTCCTACTAGCATTGGAGCATGTCAAAGCCTTGAGAAATTATACATGGAGTATAATTTCTTCCATGGATCAATTCCTTCCTCTTTCAGTTCCTTGATGGGTATTCAGAAACTTGATCTTTCTCACAACAATCTTTCAGGAAAAGTTccaaattattttgaaaaaattcgattcatatatttaaatttatcctACAACAATTTTGAGGGGGAGATTCCAAAGAAGGGGGTTTTCACAAATGTGAGTGCAGTGTCAGTTGTTGGAAATCAAAGACTTTGTGGAGGTATCTCTCAACTGAAAATGCCTAAATGCCCCAGCAAAGAACCGAAGAAACAACAGAAAACTTTTCGTTTTCATTTGTTAGTGATCATCATCATACCTTGTGCTGTTCTGGGATTGATTGTAGCGTCGTCTTCCCTGTTCTGTTGGttcagaaagaaaaaagaacaaaGTTCTGGTGCTTCAGTGAAGGAAAGTCCATTTGCCCAAATCTCCTATGAAAAACTCCTTAGAGCAACAGGTGGCTTTTCTCTGTCTAATTTGATCGGTGTAGGCAGTTTTGGCTCAGTGTATAGAGGAAGCATTGATGATGATGGAACACTCACTGCAATCAAGGTACTTGACCTTCAACGTCGAGGTGCTTCCAGGAGTTTCACAGCTGAATGTGAAGCATTGAGAAATATTCGCCATCGAAATCTTGTAAGGATCATAACTTCTTGTTCGAGCATCGATTTCCAAGGTAATGATTTCAAGGCTCTAGTTTATGCATACATGCCTAATGGGAGTTTAGAGACCTGGCTACATCCAGTTCAAGAAACATATGAAGGTGATCAGCAACATGAAGTTGAGAATAATCTAAGCCTTGTTAGGAGAATCAACATTGCCACTGATGTGGCACATGCACTCGATTATCTTCATCACCATTGTCATCAACCAATCATTCATTGTGATCTAAAACCAAGCAATATTCTTCTTGATAGCGACATGACTGCCCATGTTGGAGATTTCGGGCTAGCAAgaattcttccagaactcaaCAAAACAAACCAAAGCAGCTCAATTGGAATAAAAGGAACTATTGGATATGCTGCGCCAG AATATGGTCTTGGAAGCGAACTATCAGTAGAAGGCGACATATACAGTTATGGGATTCTACTTCTGGAGATGATAACAGGGAAGAGACCAACAGACAATATGTTTGATAGTGGTCTTAACCTTCATAGCTTCGCTAGAAAATCCCTTCCTCACAATGTTATGGAGATGGTCGATCCAGTGCTTCTTGGGGATGATATTGAAATCATGACAAAGGGACAATCGACAAACGCTGGTAATAGAATGGTGGAATGTCTAATTTCCATAGTTGAAATCGGATTGGCGTGTTCTATGGAATCACCGAGGGATCGAATGGACATGAGTAAGGTTGTCCATGAGCTGCACAAGATTAAGATGTTCTTCGGGAACTAA
- the LOC110618441 gene encoding clathrin light chain 2, whose product MSVLSDSFDDSVPQSESNRPFEDDNGGYVDYSSQQFDSFSGGDEVFESHQPVYGVGEEFEPEENGKEFDGQFGGSDGPILPPPSEMGIEEGYALREWRRENAIRLEEKEKREKELLNQIILEADEYKVEFYRKRAITCENNKATNREKEKVFVANQEKFHAEADKNYWKAIAELIPNEVPAIEKKRGKKDQEKKPGIVVIQGPKPGKPTELSRMRQILIKLKHNTPPHLKHAPPPAAAPAKDAKKSDDAAGTASAKAAAAVTTTPETVAVA is encoded by the exons ATGTCTGTTCTTTCGGACTCGTTTGATGACTCAGTTCCTCAATCTGAGTCAAATCGCCCATTTGAGGACGATAACGGTGGTTACGTCGACTACAGTTCCCAACAGTTCGATTCTTTCTCCGGTGGAGATGAAGTTTTCGAGTCGCATCAGCCGGTGTATGGTGTTGGCGAAGAGTTCGAGCCGGAGGAGAATGGAAAGGAATTCGATGGACAGTTTGGTGGATCGGACGGTCCGATTTTGCCGCCTCCATCAGAGATGGGAATCGAGGAGGGATATGCGCTTAGAGAATGGAGAAG AGAGAATGCTATAAGACTGGAGGAAAAGGAGAAGCGGGAAAAAGAGCTATTGAACCAAATAATCCTTGAAGCTGATGAATACAAGGTTGAGTTCTATAGGAAGAGGGCGATCACGTGTGAGAATAATAAAGCCACTAACAGGGAAAAGGAGAAG GTATTTGTGGCTAACCAGGAGAAATTCCATGCGGAGGCAGATAAGAATTATTGGAAGGCCATTGCAGAGCTCATTCCTAATGAAGTGCCAGCCATAGAGAAAAAGAGAGGGAAGAAAGATCAGGAGAAGAAGCCCGGAATAGTTGTGATTCAAGGTCCAAAGCCAGGGAAACCAACTGAACTCTCAAGGATGCGCCAGATACTTATAAAATTGAAGCACAATACACCTCCTCACCTAAAGCATGCTCCACCACCTGCGGCAGCCCCAGCAAAAGATGCGAAAAAGAGTGATGATGCAGCTGGTACTGCTTCTGCCAAGGCTGCTGCTGCTGTGACAACCACTCCTGAGACTGTAGCTGTAGCTTGA